The Clostridia bacterium genome includes the window TCCTTTCCCTCCTGGGTGGTCAACTCCTCCTCGGCTCGAGTTCCGGCATCGCGGTAGCAATGGTCGCAAAACATGTTGCACTGGTTGGTTACATTCCAAGATAGCATCATCGCCATCGCCCCCCATCCGCGATTTCTAGGCCTCAGCTAGCCATCGGGCCACATCGGGAGCGTAATAGGTCAATATCAGGTCCGCGCCGGCCCGTTTCATGGCGGTGAGCATTTCCAAAACCACCGCCCGTTCGTCCAGCCAGCCCCTGGCGGCTGCCGCTTTGACCATGGCGTATTCCCCGCTGACATTATAGGTAGCCACCGGGCAGGGGAACTGCTGCTTAATCTCTTTTACCACGTCCAGATAGGCCAAAGCCGGCTTTACCATAATGATATCGGCGCCCTCCTGCCAATCTAAGGCTGCCTCCAGCAGGGCCTCGCGCCGGTTGGGCGGATCCATCTGGTAGCTCCTGCGGTCGCCAAAGGCGGGGGCAGAACCAGCTGCTTCTCGAAACGGCCCGTAAAAGGAGGAGGCATACTTGGCGCTATAAGCCATGATGGCCACTTGGGTAAAGCCGTTGGCATCCAGTTTTTCCCGGATGGCCCGCACCCGACCGTCCATCATATCCGATGGTGCCACCAAGTCGGCCCCAGCTTCCGCATAGCAGAGAGCAGCCCGAGCCAATAGTTCCAGGCTAGGGTCATTGGCAATTCTTCCGCCGCCTTCATCCGGTAAACCGCAGTGCCCATGGCTGGTATATTCGCACAGGCAGACATCGCAGATCACCACCAGCTGGGGAAAATGCTGCTTGAGTGCCCGCACCGCCCTAGGTACCGGCCCCTGGGGATCCCAAGCCCCAGAACCGACAAAATCCTTGTTTTCGGGGATGCCAAACAGGATTACCGCAGGGATCCCCAGCTCCACTAATTTCTCGGCCTCCGGTAGCAATCGATCCACCGAATACCGGCTTATGCCCGGCAACGAGGGCACCGGTTCGACCTTATCCTGCCCGTAGGTTACAAACAAAGGATAAATGAGATCATTTCGATTGAGCTCTGTTTCCCGCAC containing:
- the hemB gene encoding porphobilinogen synthase yields the protein MAVSFSSPGFPYRRQRRLRQNPVLRQMVRETELNRNDLIYPLFVTYGQDKVEPVPSLPGISRYSVDRLLPEAEKLVELGIPAVILFGIPENKDFVGSGAWDPQGPVPRAVRALKQHFPQLVVICDVCLCEYTSHGHCGLPDEGGGRIANDPSLELLARAALCYAEAGADLVAPSDMMDGRVRAIREKLDANGFTQVAIMAYSAKYASSFYGPFREAAGSAPAFGDRRSYQMDPPNRREALLEAALDWQEGADIIMVKPALAYLDVVKEIKQQFPCPVATYNVSGEYAMVKAAAARGWLDERAVVLEMLTAMKRAGADLILTYYAPDVARWLAEA